The DNA segment tgtcttttcatttgagattggttgccactgtatttaagtagtggaaatcgcctcaataaaccagttgtaagttcagcgccgtgtctgtgcactcgtcacgtcctttgtcccctgcgctgctgaaaaaccatgtcacaccaacttgcccaagcttctacggTATCATGTTTGCTACGTCCTTATGCATACATTCCTCCCAGATATTTTTGGGGACACTGtgttatctgttcttataagtaaacacaggtttttttgtaatgctccttttcttattctcaatttgctgttaactaactattgttacaaccctgttaggggcacgttgtttgacccctcgttgaccttacgaaaaagaaaaaaagatgtctcggggaaactacccgtggaatctcccacgcacgctacccttgtgtcggaccgtgagacgcgactgacgatggacaagatgacgaaaggaagcgggcagaagcgcattccagaggacgaagtagcagcggacctccgtatcctcctcgcccattcccacagggctcagcgtgctatgtgcggcgactcttccgatctgtgaatcgtgtggtgaaagcggcAGAGCCTCGGTGCATTTAACGAGTGTCccgagtacgaacgatcgctctgggccctgacgacaaggctcatccagttgctcgacactatgaacttttaattcttgactgtttgctctttctgtttcattttaaattatgtaatcaagtttcatgaaaagtgccagtaaacccgtttgttttttgttttcccaagcttgaagttccacatttcttcaacccgaaggctcggacacgttacccaacggagcccgggttagagtgaacccctgcgccacaaCACTATGAAAtgatttacttttcactgttcagacattttttacagttgaacatagtctcagcagatactttcttgttacacagtactcagtaccgtaagtaactgttttcatgaaaagtattttcaacaaatctATTTTGCACTCATCTGCCCAAACTTTGGCCTACAGCAGATAGATCTGAGAAAAACGCACCAAGACTTTATTgccactcaatgttatttcacaatatcagcatatggtgatgccaagttcagcaatacatagtaccacaacttgtCTGGCAGACTCCGCTACAAATGTATtaggctgtcttgccatgctgttgccaaatacaagacatgttaaccagctgtagcatttgtcattatgagcaggcagtggtggtgaaaaacacttacagtaaaaaaagagagagagagaagaggctatcaaatacaaatgctttgctaaagcatgttgatgacctctgttaacACTAGTGATGTCAAACTGAACTGGTAGTTGTGTTCACACTCATTTGAGGTGCTGAATCGAGCTGGACTGGTCAGAAATGTGCTTACGGAGTGTCTTTATACGGTTATGAAGAcatcaactgtacagcaattgtaaacgtcactgtcattttggctcaggagggctaatattttagtgtgaaagtactacctcacgaggtctaactggctcacagagttagtgtgaagcttgaccttgaggatgaccttggcaaacataataaaataaatattgccgcgactgggattcgaacccacggcggcgcgagcagatcaatttcgctggcctgtgcacgagagcactatgctgctgcCGTAAACGACCCCGGCTCGCGTTATActgcaacacacgctcgcgctgtgcattgcatgtcgtcgtcttccatcaactaaaactactaTAGAACTAATCTCGTCGCCAGAactgccgacgacctagcaaagcaaaaccatgagacaaccaggctaaacacgtgctttcacacatacactctgtttaactacgttaaaaccctaccattccgccccccacccccacccccccttgtGTGGCACCCGTTTACTATACAGGGTCACAGTGGCTGAGCAGCTcgcgcactgcgctcagtatttctaagaaaattaactgtgtgaactcgcttaattgaacaggtcaggcctgaagtgatcaatttcgaatcgcgtcacacggaggtactatcggcaggcaaaatttacgaggtgggagtgtacggggaagattggtttctggggaaaagaaatggcgcagtatctgtctcgcatcttggcggacaactgaaccgtgccgtaagggaagggtaaaggacggactgagagaagaaaggcaaaaagaggtgccgtagtgtatggctccggaataatttcgaccgcctagggatgtttaacgtgcactcacatcgcacagcacacgggcgcctttgcgtttggcctccatcgataacgcggccgctgcagtcgggttcgaacccgggaactccggcacagtagccaagcgccacgtaagccaatcgctcgaagtgtctgaacgaggggacttgcattcgccacacgctggtagcatgtttaaagcactaggtcgcgaggaagccccacaataacttttctgccccgagaacacgcaccccaataacttttgctgctggtggtacatacatttacgtggtatgaactcgactctgtccgataggattacgcagcagtaaaagcctccgaaaagaaaagtgaccataaggtacctcaactactgttttccgaaaaattagtacagtactaacgaaggccgtgtaggtagccgcgCAGCACGGAAAGCTCATCTGAACTGGCTGCAACGTGTCATACTTGTaacttgaacactgcagcataacttttttttgcttgcgcttaaaaatgcactcagtgttacaacaaacgcaagaacagcaccaatccagccacagatacaaacgacccgcggcacgcaggatgatgctgatgtcgatgggcaggccgtcccaggcagatggcgctacaacgctatctacgaaatgaactttttctgcaactgatgcgaaatgcgctggaaacatggcTCAGAATTATTAAAaaatgacaccacaatagcaccataaaaataatgaaagctgacagcaaaaataacaaaagtacagattttagacaaaactgccaaccgtaaaatcaaaaccgaaactctgcaaagaatgcactcggaaggcaacttcaccacgcttttttgtcatcgaagcgcgttgacctacagctgcaccaacttgagtctcaatttcgaagcgtgaaaatgttattcctaaaaccggcaccatttttttcctgtccgagtagcgacagcgcctgcgtcacggcagcggcagatctcccaggcatgagaagtatttcaagcagaaatttacaagctacatatgtacaccgtagctctagatactctttctcgaatcaaatgctctctcgtaaccgaaacaagattggtttcggttccatagcgtgcactgccatcagacagtacacgggcctctagcattaacgcctccatcggaatgcgacagccgccgcgggatcgaacccgcgtctttcgggtcaggagccgagcacaataaccacagcagcggctgaacggaggtgctggcattcatggaggtacatggaagatatggcgaagctattataattgtgcagtctcaaccccttttctcgcggcgtcatatctcgtttcacaattggacgggtaaagattgcaggctgagataagccgcgtttacaagaatacagcagtgccgcaccgcatatttcgcggacgcgacacaccactattcacatatgtactatcgggcaCAAAAGTTTGCCGGACGAGAGTatttggaaaaacgtttattgcagctacACCTCGCTAGTCAGTCGCCAGATAGtgtatgaagtatactaaagagtgcttggctaaggtggcctagcttggccattgtctgggcccttggcaagtttccactttatcataatggccgtccttttgacgtggtcaccaaccaccatgccctatgttggctttctccactaaaagatccctccggtctcctgccatggctcgatgggctctccatctacaagaatataacatacgtgtcgtatatcagtcgggccgcaagcaccatgatgctgatgccttgtcccgctccccgctactggccgagcttgccagcctctctgccctcgaatccgctgcgccttcgctcaacacctgcgacatgacttctgagcagcgtaaagatcactggattgccactcttcttgactttctctctgccccatctacggcaccagcgtactgcacgtggaaaatttgtaaattgtagggtttaacatccaaaaacaacccTCCAGCTACAAGggtcgccttagtggagggctccggattaatttcaagcacgtaaagaagactgaagagacatacacttaaagggaagctgaaacggtttccaaatcgcatgaaacgctatggttgggaagaaaggaccttgaaaatcatgtgtgtaatttttttcccgattctatccgcaaacagagctgcaatcgcttcttaaaaacccgccgccggccgGCACGCCCTCGTTGCTTccgaagcgccgggtggggggacggcaaaaACGGAGAACtgccggaagtgacgccattcacggagagtcggccggccgtccggatgcgcttgcttcgctgcggcccgcgctttggcgaaccacaaaTCAACGTAATCTTTTGCCAGTGCCGTTTaatttctctcgttcgggcgttccgtgtaatgcttgaagcctgtatataaaccagtttggcatggtacttctttcgaacagagctcagcacacagcttggtagaatccgccGGTGGTTCTCCCAAGGCcccttccacgttaaccagacaatctggtggtacgcagcatgccgaagctgcctgcacaaaatatgtgcatcaatatttcttttttttcgttatattacttttgttgtgtctgcacttcatttattgcacaactaagaacatgatacaatactgacacacaacattgaagccatgccgccggcaccacACACACACCCGCGTCAATACGCatgcatgcagcttgtgtccacagttgccaacacacgcacggtacgccgctgcttctggcacacaacacttcctcccttgtaattttttttacaagtccagtttcgatggtggtcgacgtaccctcactgggcgacctgtgataggatcagggaggctcacgggaactgctacccgaggagtattaagtttgtcttctggtgcactcacacatggatcacgtcgaggtgatgcagatttgttttcatctggaaCACAAGCAGGTGATGTCTCCTTGTCCGGGGAGGTTTGCATACTGGGTAGGAATTCAGGTTCCGGATCCAGATGGCGTTTGTCTTCGGTGTGACCCTTGCGCAGTTGATCAGTGTGACGTTTCCAGGTTGTTCCCCCAACTTCCACTTCATATGATAGAGGCCCTGTTCTGGTTGCGATTGTTCCGGGCACCCATTTACTTGTAcccctatgggctccgtgcgctgcagtttggcgcgcgcgagtggcgccacctggttaacagcggtggcgaaaggcggacgcagccaacgcagctctcttgTTCAGTTtccagtgagcgaggcgagcggtgaggtgtttcgtccgaaggcgaagacaaacttggataattatgggtgctctacctactgctgtgtttactcaatgtcataacagctataaaaacactgcagtcaaagtaccgaatatatttaaacgcttttcttggacatcgtgcatgctcgctcatgcacagagggtatgctggaaatgagtgcactgtggaattaaattcatgagagtgaactgggaaagggtttacattgactggggtgtttcgaacgtgacatcattggtaggagctgctttgtctatatgtagagcgaaggaatgcgttcagtcagtcacaagaaatggtctacggtgaagttcttggagctggcatctgaagtttaagtcttcgtttgttatgctcatctgtggttcagcgtgtcaattttgttcctagttttttttcgtgcgtgtgtgtatgcagtgggagcgacgtcgtacttctgagagtgcttatgtcgtttttcacattgtttcacctaagcttttgtgtatttatttgcatcattttatttccttgagTGGTTCAaaattttgtatatttatttgttgcagttatgagatctcaaatcctgttctagacgaataaaaagaaaaatagagagtggttcaaatttctatatatatatatatatatatatatatatatatatatatatatatatatatatatatatatatatatatatatatatatatatatatatttcttggatttcacaacatcactaaacccttaatttcgggaattaatcttttgattttaatcaAGTTTATCGTCCAAATGCAAccaagactataaggggcgccatagtaggaggttccagataattgcaaccacttggagttctttaacattcactgacatcgcgcagtacgcgggcctctagaattttgccttcaccgaaatgcgaccgccgccaccaggatcgaacacgagtcatttgggtcagcagctgagcaccataaccactgagccaccgcggcggcctttctatagttaagtatttaccaaaagagaaatacgaccaaaataattcatgtaattggtgtcatcatgaaattcctgaaataaaagtcctgtggaagatacttagcaagaaacccaacgtctttttgtatgcttagagctaggCTTCTCttagaggaatacacaaagtaaacaagtgtcgatcctgcaggatgtagagcactatcatctgatatatatgtgcagtaagtttgcgtttttcgcatttctagccgaccattcacatagtcgatgtcacagtggatgtaaattacatagctgatttcattatttgggtcagaggcttccttctcaaactgtaaaggtacttaattaatctcaataagctcaactgcgctgccagatattgcagttccgccgggactgcaacacaatcatggttgctcggaatcggtgatcagcccaacctgaaagcaattgaaactaaatgcagcagtggtggcatcaaggctttcaatgcgttcaaatccgcagagaagaaggcgttgacttagaatggcatcgcggtcagtgcgcgtctgctacgcggcgcagggccaccacggccagtctcgagggggcgcgcgcgctctcccttcgagagaccggccgtgactgagcgtccggttaacgcggcgagtgccgcgaggcggcgctggcgatgtggtcgctgctggcgccaccataccagcgcacggagcccataggagCGCACAGAAACTTCTTCCCCCTCAGAAAAGGAGCGCTGAGGCTTACTTGGTTGAGATGACCCTTGTTTCTCATACGTACGTCCACCGGGTTGTGGGGGTGACAATgcgttctgaataaatgtgttggtagtcagcgccctgtcctgtccacttctgttcgtccttgtttttttcgcgctgcattcttttaccatgttcactgaccaacaagcccaaacagccgctttagtgggggtaatagtgccagtcgagtgcgtagctcgcgcccgagataaaggtttgctggtgtctcaccagtagcacagtggggtgtcgtacggtatgccaaaaggaagtttgtcaacttcttgatgatggatccctctcctttcatggccttcatactgtgcttgaaggactgcacgaacctttctgcgagaccgttcgtcgccgggtgatatggcgcgctaaatgtgtgtcgcacaccattctgcatgagaaaggtccgaagctcttccgatgtgaattgaggaccattgtccgtgacaatgcgttctggaatgccgtgagatgcaaacataacgcgcagtgcatccacggtgcactctgccgtagttgaactcatcacatgtatttcaggccattttgagaatgagtcaacagcgataagaaacattttgcccaggaatggccctgcaaagtctaaatgaactcggcgccatggtccactcggcacttcccacgggtgcagagagacttttggtggcatgttgatctcgctggagcaccctgcacatttcttagtgatggcttcgatatcggtgtcaacagatggccaccacacaaacgaacgtgcaagcgctttcattttcacagtgccttgatgtccagagtgcaggtcgttgaggactgtttctcgcaatacagctggaatgacagttcttatgccccaaacaatgatgccgtggtgtaaagagagtttatctctacgcctgtagaatggaaggatttcgttgtcttgtttgcacgagtCCCACCCGTTCAAAACATGGTAGCGGACTCTCGATAGCAGACGGTCACGCTCTGTGGCTTGTCTGACTTGATGAGCTGTTACAGGTAGTTGCTCCATTTGGTTCAGGTAGAAAAGTTCAGCTTCATCTGGTTTATCTTCAGGACTGTCCGGAAGAGGAAGGCGTGACAATGTATCTGCATTGGCATTATCCGATGACTTGCGGTACTGAATCTCGTAGTCGAGCccagctagaaacaaggcataacgttgaatgcgTGCAGCTTGCATCGCAGGAACACTGCTGGTTGGGCCAAAGATATGTGTCAGAGGCTGATGATCTGTGATCAGCTTGAAGTGTCTTCCATACAGGTATGCATAGAACTTTTGTATACCCCAGACAATGGCTATTGCTTCTTTATCTATCTGAGAGTACTGCTTTTCCGAAGCCTTCAAGGTTCGAGATGCAAATGCGATGGGTCTTTCACTCCCATTAGGCATTTTGTGCGAAAGGACTGCTCCTAGTCCGTGGGGGCCAGCATCACATGCTAGACGTACTTCCAGGTTCGGGTTGTAGTACACAAGGACAGTTTCTGAGGCTATAATCTTCTTTGCTTGCTGAAATGCCACctcacattcttttgtccacttccatggtgatgatttctccagaagtgaatgcagtggtctgagaagattagcactgtctggaataaacttcccgtaatagttcacaaggccaaggaatgacctcaactcagacgtggacttgggtgtaggggcacgtatcactgccttgatcttgtcctctgtcttgtgtaacccggttccatcgagcttgtaaccacagtatgttacagagtcttcaaagaacgaacatttctggaggttagctctgagcccatactcttgcagtcttctgagcactagctctaggttcttgagatgagaatcttctgactcaccagtgacaagaatgtcatcttgagtagcatggcacattgggattccctgcaggatttgatctattgttctctgccacacagctggcgcagaagagatgccaaaaatcattctgttgtactgatacagccctttttctgtgttgatggtcaagagcggcttggactcatcgtctacttccatttgtaggtaggcttgtctcagatctatctttgaaaacttctgtcctcctgctaactttgcaaagatgtcctcaatgcggggtaagggatactggtccaccaccaagtgagggttgattgtggttttgaagtctccacatatgcggacagttccatttgctttcactacagtcactatgggcgtggcccaatcactgtgattcacttttgtcaggatgccgactgcttccaaccgttcaagctcagtgttcactttctccttcaaggcatagggcacctgtcgtggcctgcagaacttcggttgcacaccactttgaaggcgcagtttcagtttgatgtgcttgagttttccaatgctatcatcgaagacgtccctgtgttctgcgaggatcttgttcagttgatctgcacgtggccccagttggttgtcgatcctcagtacactgctcagctcgagaaggttgaaacgattaatccagtctcttccaaagagcggaggtcctggagtgtcgactacaaagaactgcacgcgttgcgttgacttcccaaacgtgacattggctgttgccacaccgttagggctgaaagcttgaccagtcagcgtcttgaaccgtactgaagttccctccagaggcagatgagagagatgcgcttcgtacgtggttcttggcacaagagaatacttggatccagtgtccatctccatttccaatgtgtgcccttcgatctgtggcttcagccagatcggactgcttttgttcccatcgtcgacatgtgccagaagttcaaatgcatcactgtcttgttcaatggcatgcacttgactttttgaagcctgcctattcttgtaagtaaggcttgaccggcgtggtgctctattggcgtcgcttgacttgcttttacacgcggtactaatgtggccaactttattgcacttgtggcaaacacttgtgagaaacttgcatttcgacggtggatgccccttgcggtcacacctgtaacatcgtcgtgcttccttctcgacatgagccacggaagccggcacttcttccctgcttttgaattcggcgatgtccttcacggcaagttcatgtgctactgcttcgtcaagggcgtgctctag comes from the Amblyomma americanum isolate KBUSLIRL-KWMA chromosome 1, ASM5285725v1, whole genome shotgun sequence genome and includes:
- the LOC144115646 gene encoding uncharacterized protein LOC144115646, with the protein product MQFSGCSVTTMICKLEPFLQATQDKHIRGTLFDPSLTLRKRKKDVSGKLPVESPTHATLVSDRETRLTMDKMTKGSGQKRIPEDEVAADLRILLAHSHRAQRAMCGDSSDL